The following are encoded in a window of Campylobacter concisus ATCC 51562 genomic DNA:
- the epsC gene encoding serine O-acetyltransferase EpsC → MWESLKELVQTVREKDPSVHKCCFLAILINTPGIHAVLFHKISHFLYKKGHFFLARLISQIARFLTGIEIHPGAKIGKRFFIDHGMGVVIGETAEIGDDVMMYHQVTLGGTGKECGKRHPTVKNGVTIAAGSKILGAITIGENAKIGANSVVLKNVPANATVVGIPARIVRVNGTKFEPEFII, encoded by the coding sequence ATGTGGGAGAGTCTGAAGGAGCTAGTTCAAACTGTTCGTGAAAAAGACCCATCAGTACATAAGTGTTGCTTTTTGGCAATACTTATAAACACTCCTGGTATTCATGCGGTTTTGTTTCATAAAATTTCTCATTTTTTATATAAAAAAGGGCATTTTTTTCTAGCTAGGCTCATCTCGCAAATTGCAAGATTTTTAACGGGCATCGAGATCCATCCTGGAGCAAAGATCGGCAAGAGATTTTTCATAGATCATGGTATGGGTGTGGTTATCGGTGAGACAGCTGAGATAGGCGATGATGTAATGATGTATCATCAAGTAACACTTGGAGGCACCGGAAAAGAGTGTGGCAAAAGACATCCGACTGTAAAAAATGGTGTGACTATCGCAGCTGGCTCAAAGATACTAGGTGCCATAACGATCGGTGAAAATGCCAAGATCGGCGCAAACTCGGTCGTGCTAAAAAATGTCCCAGCAAACGCGACAGTCGTTGGTATACCAGCAAGAATAGTTCGAGTAAATGGGACAAAATTTGAACCAGAGTTTATTATCTAA
- the cysK gene encoding cysteine synthase A, with the protein MIYDNIVKTIGNTPIVKIKTGADEAEIYVKLEFFNPGGSVKDRIAFNMITKMLADGTLKHGDTIVEPTSGNTGIGVAMCGAALGFKVILCMPESMSIERRKIVAAYGAQLELTPASGGMKAAIARATELSAQPNHVMLSQFENKYNPQAHELTTAAEIVADFSKLDAFVAGVGTGGTISGVAKILKEKGYDTKIIAVEPEASPVLSGGNPGPHKIQGIGAGFLPNTMNMSLVSEVEKVSNDDALNAARAIAKSDGLMIGISGGAAYVAAKRVAKRLGAGKKVLFIAPDNGERYLSTELYGA; encoded by the coding sequence ATGATTTACGATAACATCGTTAAAACGATTGGTAATACACCTATTGTAAAGATAAAAACAGGTGCTGATGAAGCCGAAATTTACGTAAAACTAGAGTTTTTTAACCCAGGTGGCTCTGTAAAAGATAGGATTGCATTTAATATGATAACTAAGATGCTAGCTGACGGTACGCTAAAACATGGTGATACTATCGTTGAGCCAACGAGCGGAAATACTGGCATTGGTGTAGCGATGTGCGGTGCTGCACTTGGTTTTAAAGTGATACTTTGCATGCCAGAGAGCATGAGTATCGAAAGACGTAAGATCGTAGCTGCTTATGGTGCACAGCTTGAGCTTACTCCTGCGTCTGGTGGCATGAAAGCAGCGATCGCAAGAGCTACAGAACTATCAGCTCAACCAAATCACGTAATGCTAAGCCAGTTTGAAAACAAGTATAACCCACAAGCTCACGAACTAACAACAGCAGCTGAAATTGTGGCTGATTTTAGTAAGCTTGATGCATTTGTAGCTGGTGTTGGTACAGGTGGCACAATAAGTGGCGTAGCAAAAATTTTAAAAGAAAAGGGCTATGACACTAAGATCATCGCAGTTGAGCCTGAAGCATCGCCGGTTTTAAGTGGTGGCAACCCAGGACCGCATAAAATTCAAGGCATTGGAGCCGGATTTTTACCAAATACTATGAATATGAGCTTAGTTAGCGAGGTAGAAAAAGTAAGCAACGATGACGCACTAAATGCAGCTAGAGCGATCGCTAAAAGTGATGGACTCATGATAGGTATAAGTGGTGGTGCTGCTTACGTTGCTGCAAAAAGAGTAGCTAAAAGACTTGGTGCTGGCAAAAAAGTACTTTTCATAGCTCCAGATAATGGCGAAAGATACTTAAGCACAGAGCTTTACGGAGCATAA
- a CDS encoding endonuclease III domain-containing protein, translating to MTSTDLFLTLFNHKNKNFDELKWPGEGTFEVVLGAILVQNTNWKNVEKALNNLKNAGKDSLNGICSLENSELATLIKPSGFYNTKAKRLKTLCQAIRNEFDDFENFKENVSREWLISVKGVGAETCDAILAYACGKPYMVVDAYALRIMAYFDYIFESYDEAVEWFSSLDYDEIYKILDSEKFDEIEILKLYHALILEFCKENFKGKILSQNGQKILSSIKN from the coding sequence ATGACTTCAACCGATCTATTTTTAACCTTGTTTAATCACAAAAACAAAAATTTTGATGAGCTAAAATGGCCAGGTGAGGGCACTTTTGAGGTTGTTTTGGGTGCTATTTTAGTGCAAAATACCAACTGGAAAAACGTAGAAAAAGCGCTAAATAATCTAAAAAATGCAGGTAAAGATAGCCTAAATGGCATCTGTTCTCTTGAAAACAGTGAGCTTGCCACGCTTATAAAGCCAAGTGGCTTTTATAACACAAAGGCTAAACGGCTAAAGACGCTTTGCCAAGCCATAAGAAACGAGTTTGACGACTTTGAAAATTTCAAAGAAAATGTAAGTCGTGAGTGGCTCATAAGCGTAAAAGGTGTTGGAGCCGAGACTTGTGATGCAATACTTGCTTATGCTTGCGGTAAGCCATATATGGTTGTTGATGCTTATGCGCTTAGGATAATGGCATATTTTGACTATATTTTTGAGAGCTACGATGAGGCGGTTGAGTGGTTTAGCTCGCTTGATTATGATGAAATTTATAAAATTCTTGATAGCGAGAAATTTGATGAGATTGAAATTTTAAAACTCTATCACGCTCTTATTTTGGAGTTTTGCAAGGAAAATTTCAAAGGTAAAATCTTAAGCCAAAATGGTCAAAAAATATTAAGCAGCATTAAAAATTAA
- a CDS encoding ATP-binding protein codes for MIDWGVKYAAIYRNTKGMLKPVDDIDFVDIDSLYGLEKQKEILLKNTLNFIEGKDANHVLLWGERGCGKSSLVRAVFTKFYKAGLRIIEIGCEDLKYLGDIIDEIRKSEFKFIIFCDDLSFENGSNEYKFLKPIMDGSIQKPPKNVLLYATSNRRHLISEFKSENENSELIDGEIHYSDAAQEKISLSDRFGLWISFYQGNYDEYLKMVDFYFKDYAGDKEELHTLAKNFATLRASRSGRTAKQFYLTFKENLK; via the coding sequence ATGATAGATTGGGGCGTGAAGTATGCAGCGATATATAGAAACACAAAAGGCATGCTAAAACCAGTTGATGATATTGATTTTGTAGATATCGACTCACTTTACGGGCTAGAGAAACAAAAAGAAATTTTGCTAAAAAATACTCTAAATTTTATAGAAGGTAAAGACGCAAATCACGTGCTTCTTTGGGGTGAGAGAGGATGTGGCAAGTCAAGCCTTGTAAGGGCTGTTTTTACTAAATTTTATAAAGCTGGGCTTCGCATCATTGAGATCGGTTGCGAGGATCTAAAATACCTTGGCGATATCATCGATGAGATCAGAAAAAGCGAGTTTAAATTTATCATTTTTTGTGATGATCTAAGCTTTGAAAATGGCAGCAATGAGTATAAATTTCTAAAACCTATAATGGACGGCTCTATCCAAAAGCCGCCAAAAAACGTACTTTTATACGCTACATCAAATCGTAGACATTTAATAAGCGAGTTTAAAAGTGAAAATGAAAACTCAGAGCTAATTGACGGCGAAATCCACTACAGCGACGCAGCTCAGGAGAAAATTTCTCTATCCGATCGCTTTGGTCTTTGGATCAGCTTTTATCAAGGCAACTACGATGAGTATCTAAAAATGGTTGATTTTTACTTTAAAGACTACGCAGGCGACAAAGAGGAGCTTCATACGCTTGCTAAAAATTTCGCAACACTCAGAGCTAGCAGAAGTGGTAGGACAGCAAAGCAGTTTTATCTAACTTTTAAAGAAAATTTAAAATGA
- the mfd gene encoding transcription-repair coupling factor, whose protein sequence is MQAKVYEYLLTHAPQILICEDDKEAALCADAASFAGFSAFKLPDFRAKKGDDLRSFNEELFEISSVLSKYYKFDGKKIIISPFSTLLNPLPTQKNLESSTIKLKDNLNLSEFADLLIRFGYECVDIVESVGEFSIRGEVIDIYGVNMDDPVRILLFGDEVESIRNYNTATQISNKNELSEAEIVPFIANLSKDEFEKVSQKIEDMQSDALVSDLNSLGFWAIDSFSDYLKEFDSKLVKKIDFEIYDAPKDKFKGIEILPEPKVYKDLEVTLNFDFFELNKSKNITVLSRNEGLFKGYELDGFANVKLEISPLVVNITSSDNIVVSLNKFEKKRRVKRSSLVVDELKVNDYVVHEDYGIGRFLGLEKIKVLGATKEFVVIAYQNDDKLLLPVEHLNLIDRYIAQNGSMAVLDRLGKANFAKIKEKVREKLFAIASKIVAMAAKRELIAGKILQKEDISYLNFVQDAGFSYTSDQQKAVNDIKDELKSGKVMDRLLSGDVGFGKTEVAMNAIFTCIKSGFSAFFFVPTTLLSSQHYKTLSQRFSKFGIKVFRLDRFSSAKEKSSLQKALKENEPIVCVGTHALLGVKAENLGLIVVDEEHKFGVKQKEQLKEISQNSHILSMSATPIPRSLNMALSKIKTYSILTTPPSSRLDVRTSVREWDEKVVKEAIMRELRRGGQTFYIHNHIADIEQTANELRKILPKLRILILHSKINAKVAEDEMMKFERGEYDLLLCTSIVESGIHLPNANTIIVENANKFGMADLHQLRGRVGRSDKQAYCYFLVEDKDAISKDALKRLVALEGNSFLGAGSVLAYHDLEIRGGGNIIGEAQSGHIEAIGYSLYLKMLEDEINKLLNQDSAKLDKIDLKLSVSAFLNQEFIREDRLRLEIYRRLSKCKEVSEVYEIQSELEDRFGKIDTFTKQFLDLIIIKILALKAGIKTISNSEQNILITKNDDEKIRLKSRSKDDDDVLAEILVYLRKDKK, encoded by the coding sequence ATGCAAGCAAAGGTTTATGAGTATCTTTTAACACACGCCCCACAAATTCTCATCTGCGAAGATGACAAAGAGGCGGCACTCTGCGCTGATGCGGCCAGTTTTGCTGGCTTTAGCGCATTTAAACTACCTGATTTTAGAGCTAAAAAGGGCGATGATCTAAGAAGCTTTAACGAAGAGCTTTTTGAAATTTCATCCGTTCTTAGCAAATACTACAAATTTGATGGCAAAAAGATCATCATAAGCCCATTTAGTACGCTTTTAAACCCACTTCCAACGCAAAAAAACCTAGAAAGCTCAACGATCAAGCTAAAAGATAATCTAAATTTAAGCGAATTTGCCGACCTACTCATACGCTTTGGTTACGAGTGTGTCGATATCGTTGAGAGCGTTGGCGAGTTTAGCATTCGTGGCGAAGTCATTGACATTTACGGCGTAAATATGGACGATCCTGTTAGAATTTTACTCTTTGGCGATGAGGTGGAAAGCATAAGAAATTATAATACCGCCACGCAAATTAGCAACAAAAATGAGCTAAGCGAAGCTGAGATCGTGCCATTTATCGCAAATTTAAGCAAAGATGAGTTTGAAAAAGTTAGCCAAAAGATCGAGGATATGCAAAGCGACGCCTTGGTGAGTGATCTAAATTCACTTGGATTTTGGGCGATAGATAGCTTTAGCGACTACTTGAAAGAATTTGACTCAAAGCTTGTTAAAAAGATCGATTTTGAAATTTATGATGCACCCAAGGATAAATTTAAGGGCATTGAAATTTTGCCTGAGCCAAAGGTCTATAAAGACTTAGAAGTCACTTTAAATTTTGACTTTTTTGAGCTAAATAAGAGTAAAAATATAACCGTTCTTTCAAGAAATGAAGGACTTTTTAAGGGCTATGAGCTTGATGGCTTTGCAAATGTAAAGCTTGAAATTTCGCCTCTTGTAGTAAATATAACTTCGAGTGACAATATAGTCGTTTCACTAAATAAATTTGAGAAAAAAAGGCGAGTTAAACGCTCAAGTCTCGTGGTCGATGAGCTAAAAGTAAATGACTATGTCGTGCATGAAGATTATGGTATAGGTAGATTTTTAGGGCTTGAAAAGATCAAAGTTTTGGGCGCGACAAAGGAATTTGTGGTTATCGCCTACCAAAATGACGACAAGCTTCTTTTGCCAGTCGAGCATCTAAATTTGATAGACCGCTACATCGCACAAAATGGCTCTATGGCGGTGCTTGATCGCTTAGGCAAGGCAAATTTTGCCAAGATAAAAGAAAAGGTCAGAGAAAAACTCTTCGCGATCGCCTCAAAGATCGTAGCAATGGCTGCAAAAAGGGAGCTAATCGCAGGCAAAATTTTACAAAAAGAGGATATCTCTTATCTAAATTTCGTTCAAGACGCTGGCTTTTCATATACGAGTGATCAGCAAAAAGCGGTAAATGATATAAAAGATGAGCTAAAAAGCGGCAAGGTGATGGATAGGCTGCTTAGCGGTGATGTTGGCTTTGGCAAGACTGAAGTTGCGATGAATGCTATATTTACCTGCATAAAATCAGGCTTTAGCGCATTTTTCTTCGTGCCAACGACACTTCTTAGCTCGCAGCACTACAAGACACTAAGCCAAAGATTTAGCAAATTTGGCATAAAGGTCTTTAGGCTGGATCGCTTCTCAAGCGCTAAAGAAAAATCAAGCCTGCAAAAGGCGCTAAAAGAAAATGAGCCTATAGTTTGCGTGGGTACGCATGCACTTCTTGGTGTAAAGGCTGAGAATTTAGGGCTTATAGTGGTTGATGAAGAGCATAAATTTGGCGTTAAACAAAAAGAGCAGTTAAAAGAAATTTCTCAAAATTCACACATCTTAAGCATGAGTGCCACTCCTATACCAAGAAGCCTAAATATGGCGCTTAGCAAGATAAAAACATATAGCATTTTGACCACCCCGCCAAGCTCGAGGCTAGATGTGAGAACAAGTGTTAGAGAGTGGGACGAAAAGGTCGTCAAAGAGGCGATCATGCGTGAGCTAAGACGTGGAGGGCAGACCTTTTACATCCACAATCACATCGCAGACATCGAACAAACAGCAAATGAGCTAAGAAAAATTTTGCCAAAGCTTAGAATTTTGATCCTTCACTCAAAGATAAATGCAAAAGTCGCTGAAGATGAGATGATGAAATTTGAGCGGGGCGAGTACGACTTGCTACTTTGCACCAGCATCGTTGAAAGCGGCATCCACTTGCCAAATGCAAACACCATAATCGTAGAAAATGCTAATAAATTTGGCATGGCTGACCTGCATCAGCTGCGCGGTCGCGTGGGTAGAAGCGACAAGCAGGCCTACTGCTACTTTTTAGTTGAAGATAAAGATGCTATTAGTAAAGACGCTCTAAAACGCCTTGTAGCACTTGAAGGCAACTCATTTTTAGGCGCTGGCTCAGTGCTAGCTTATCACGATCTTGAGATAAGAGGTGGTGGCAACATCATCGGCGAGGCGCAAAGCGGCCACATCGAGGCTATCGGCTACTCGCTATATCTAAAGATGCTAGAAGATGAGATAAACAAGCTTCTTAATCAAGACTCAGCAAAGCTAGACAAGATCGATCTAAAGCTTAGTGTGAGCGCCTTTTTAAATCAAGAATTTATAAGAGAAGATAGGCTAAGGCTTGAAATTTACAGGCGCCTTAGCAAGTGCAAAGAAGTGAGTGAAGTCTATGAGATACAAAGCGAGCTTGAGGATAGATTTGGCAAGATAGATACATTTACAAAGCAGTTTTTAGACCTTATCATCATCAAAATTTTAGCCCTAAAAGCTGGCATAAAGACTATCTCAAACAGCGAACAAAATATACTAATAACAAAAAATGATGATGAGAAAATCAGGCTAAAGTCACGTAGCAAGGACGATGATGATGTTTTGGCTGAAATTTTGGTCTATCTAAGAAAGGATAAGAAATGA
- a CDS encoding Mur ligase family protein yields MSLAKFLDGKPLYYKEIDYGRIIRAYATIKEHIKPFKIIHIIGTNGKGSTGRFLAQILSQNGAKVGHYTSPHIFKFNERFWLNGEVASDEILEAAHERLQGLLSDEYKIKTSYFEYMTLLSAILFEGCDYFVCEAGMGGVLDATNVFEKELSIFTPIGLDHTAVLGNSLEEISRTKFEAMGARAILNDEMNDTSIAIAKEIASEKGSTLSFPREILTKENLNEIANYANKFNLPEFLRSNLTLAYATAKILDSSIDIKKLGALTLRGRCEKIASNLYVDVGHNELGAKAVAKKFSQGEFVGKKLTLVYNSFLDKDFKAVLAALKPVVEDVLLYHYHCEGRELGGELINKALNELKISHREFESSDMNDIKDAKNGKIYLAFGSFHLAEAFLKEYYASKGL; encoded by the coding sequence ATGAGCCTAGCTAAATTTCTTGATGGCAAACCACTTTACTATAAAGAGATTGACTACGGCAGGATTATTAGAGCGTATGCGACTATAAAAGAACATATAAAGCCATTTAAGATTATTCACATAATAGGCACAAATGGCAAAGGCAGCACTGGCCGCTTTTTAGCGCAAATTTTAAGCCAAAATGGCGCAAAAGTAGGGCACTACACGAGCCCTCATATATTTAAGTTTAATGAGCGATTTTGGTTAAATGGCGAAGTCGCTAGTGATGAAATTTTAGAAGCAGCTCACGAGCGCCTGCAAGGACTTCTAAGCGATGAATACAAGATAAAAACAAGTTATTTTGAGTATATGACATTGCTTTCAGCTATACTTTTTGAGGGTTGCGACTACTTTGTCTGCGAGGCTGGTATGGGCGGTGTGCTTGATGCGACAAATGTTTTTGAAAAAGAGTTAAGCATTTTTACGCCTATTGGGCTTGATCACACGGCAGTTCTTGGAAATAGCCTAGAAGAAATTTCACGCACGAAGTTTGAGGCTATGGGCGCAAGAGCTATTTTAAATGACGAAATGAACGATACAAGTATCGCTATCGCAAAAGAGATCGCAAGTGAAAAAGGCTCCACTTTAAGCTTCCCAAGAGAAATTTTAACCAAAGAAAATTTAAACGAGATCGCAAACTATGCAAATAAATTTAATCTACCAGAGTTTTTACGATCAAATTTAACTCTAGCCTACGCTACGGCTAAAATTTTAGATAGCAGCATAGATATCAAAAAGCTGGGTGCTCTTACGCTTCGAGGCAGATGCGAAAAGATCGCTTCAAATTTATACGTTGATGTCGGTCACAACGAGCTTGGCGCAAAGGCTGTTGCTAAGAAATTTAGCCAAGGTGAGTTTGTTGGCAAGAAGCTTACCTTGGTATATAATTCGTTCTTGGATAAAGATTTCAAAGCGGTTTTGGCAGCTTTAAAGCCAGTCGTTGAGGATGTGCTGCTTTATCACTATCACTGCGAGGGTAGGGAGCTTGGCGGAGAGCTCATAAATAAAGCGTTAAACGAGCTTAAAATTTCGCATAGAGAGTTTGAGTCAAGCGATATGAACGATATAAAAGATGCAAAAAACGGCAAAATTTACCTAGCATTTGGTTCGTTTCACTTGGCCGAAGCCTTTTTAAAAGAGTACTATGCAAGCAAAGGTTTATGA
- a CDS encoding GGDEF domain-containing protein, translating to MAAVTVSQIVKEALNEIKDRHLMLTPENYTEVYNEISKKYGFTTEESKKIEKYISRLGDEYKNQALSLHIKTVDEFVAFMTARLSRGTQQGAGLVADDKKLQSLNAFARRILQAISMLHNKDAKSLAEQSMQLLARRYDEKNLEEMCLRWFDFVSSYDTEFLEFLKYYGVRNFDDLKTMSSELEKFLAQKDEDGEEDVLIQLLSLTLEPSITKDLDEELSTIRSTLKQNPKTLNSKEFQEKVKAFVDRRIEEDRTEIIEKVGSLNNVLQNISERISDIAVSSQSSSDKVKSIKNDLKNVNLNTNSIDQVRSMLIEIAGALEIESKELGIEMHNRQATILELQNRVNSLEKELEEAKLESKEDFLTKVSTKRALMNEIQRIEEAYKRYGTDYSICFVDIDHFKSINDTYGHEAGDVILSAVAQVLKKNARKVDFVGRYGGEEFVILLPSTGLKDSVKFGDKLRSMIENFKFIYKNERIKVTISSGIATRSANLSETMTLEAADKMLYLSKENGRNQVMPKIIEEK from the coding sequence ATGGCAGCAGTAACCGTTAGTCAAATAGTCAAGGAAGCCTTAAATGAGATCAAAGATCGCCATTTGATGCTAACGCCAGAGAATTACACTGAAGTCTATAATGAAATTTCTAAAAAATATGGCTTTACAACAGAAGAGAGTAAAAAGATAGAAAAATATATCTCAAGGCTTGGTGATGAATATAAAAATCAAGCCTTGAGCCTTCATATAAAGACGGTCGATGAGTTTGTTGCTTTTATGACTGCTAGGCTCTCTAGAGGTACTCAACAAGGAGCAGGTCTTGTGGCTGATGATAAAAAGTTACAGTCACTAAACGCATTTGCTAGAAGAATTCTCCAAGCTATTTCGATGCTTCACAATAAAGATGCAAAAAGCTTAGCAGAGCAAAGTATGCAGTTACTTGCTAGAAGATATGATGAGAAAAATCTTGAAGAGATGTGCCTTAGATGGTTTGACTTTGTTAGCTCGTATGACACTGAATTTTTAGAATTTTTGAAATATTATGGTGTTAGAAATTTTGATGATTTAAAGACAATGAGTTCTGAACTTGAGAAATTTCTTGCACAAAAAGATGAAGATGGCGAAGAGGATGTTTTGATTCAGCTTTTAAGCCTTACTCTTGAGCCTTCTATTACAAAGGATCTTGATGAAGAGCTTAGCACGATAAGAAGTACTTTGAAGCAAAATCCTAAAACCTTAAATAGCAAAGAATTTCAAGAAAAGGTAAAGGCATTTGTTGATCGAAGAATAGAAGAAGATAGAACGGAGATCATAGAAAAAGTTGGTTCGCTAAATAATGTCTTACAAAATATAAGTGAGAGAATTTCTGATATTGCAGTTAGTTCACAAAGTAGTTCTGATAAAGTAAAAAGCATTAAAAATGATCTAAAAAATGTAAATTTAAATACAAATAGCATTGATCAAGTAAGAAGCATGCTTATTGAGATCGCTGGTGCTTTGGAGATCGAGAGCAAAGAGCTTGGTATCGAGATGCACAATAGACAAGCTACTATCTTAGAGCTTCAAAATAGAGTGAATAGCCTTGAAAAAGAGCTTGAGGAAGCTAAGCTGGAGAGCAAAGAAGACTTTTTGACAAAGGTATCTACTAAGCGTGCTTTGATGAACGAGATTCAACGCATCGAAGAGGCATATAAACGCTATGGGACTGACTATTCTATCTGCTTTGTTGATATTGATCATTTCAAAAGCATAAATGATACTTATGGGCATGAGGCTGGAGATGTTATTCTTTCAGCAGTGGCTCAAGTACTTAAGAAAAACGCTAGAAAGGTTGATTTCGTTGGTAGATATGGTGGCGAAGAATTTGTAATCTTGCTTCCAAGTACTGGCTTAAAAGATAGTGTTAAATTTGGAGATAAGCTAAGAAGTATGATAGAAAATTTCAAATTTATCTATAAAAATGAGCGTATTAAGGTTACTATAAGCTCTGGTATAGCGACAAGAAGTGCAAATTTAAGCGAGACGATGACACTTGAGGCTGCTGACAAGATGCTTTATCTCTCAAAAGAAAATGGTAGAAATCAAGTAATGCCAAAGATAATCGAGGAAAAATGA
- the lptE gene encoding LPS assembly lipoprotein LptE, which produces MRYFLAFFIAIFICGCGYKPVSKITHDLVGDKIYVDVIISKEEPKNSVWIKDAVKEGMVARLNKNLSSKESADTSIIILVKDLNYEAIIYDEFGYITSYKAHLSLNYKTKFKDGSVVDIPATGEYDFSVARRQKDVRFADSILSDTQKYEAIKEASKEAFDEYIASLAVKGYRNGSSNR; this is translated from the coding sequence TTGAGATATTTTTTAGCGTTTTTTATTGCGATATTTATCTGCGGGTGTGGTTATAAGCCGGTTTCAAAGATCACACATGATCTAGTAGGTGATAAAATTTACGTTGATGTGATCATCAGTAAAGAAGAGCCAAAAAATAGTGTTTGGATAAAGGATGCTGTAAAAGAAGGTATGGTCGCAAGGCTAAATAAAAATCTATCAAGTAAAGAGAGTGCTGATACTTCGATAATTATTTTGGTAAAAGATTTAAATTACGAAGCGATCATTTATGATGAATTTGGCTACATTACGTCATATAAAGCACATTTAAGCTTAAATTATAAGACTAAATTTAAAGATGGTAGCGTGGTTGACATTCCAGCCACTGGCGAGTATGACTTTAGTGTCGCAAGACGTCAAAAAGATGTAAGATTTGCTGACAGCATTCTTAGTGATACTCAAAAATACGAAGCTATCAAAGAGGCATCAAAAGAGGCCTTTGATGAGTATATCGCAAGTTTAGCGGTAAAAGGATATAGAAATGGCAGCAGTAACCGTTAG